In Intestinibacillus sp. Marseille-P6563, a single genomic region encodes these proteins:
- a CDS encoding zinc-dependent alcohol dehydrogenase: protein MTNRPTKCKAAFMHGPFDLRIEELELPPLKPNQVLIKLRACGICQSDVECFEGLSAEGRYDLGPYTPGHEWVGTAVEVGSDCTSVKVGNKVVGDCVLPCHQCANCKDGKMSSACLNMREVGFRPDSPGGFGEYMILEEAYTHVIPDDWSDEIGIFVENFNVGYWGVWGNGCNPDASDDCAIIGGGPIGCSAAMVCATSGANVIVIDPVESRRENALKYGANVTVDSSKFTEPGALEAELKRLTGGRGPSVIIECSGNDNGIASLFDIAGHSARVGVVGHSIGRKVPVEIGKTIWKTLHIAGSGGTTNWFPRTIRFMSKIKDKYDFKALVSHYYKFEDLDEAMKMAQNKAVARKVMLTFDD, encoded by the coding sequence ATGACCAATCGTCCTACCAAGTGCAAAGCTGCATTTATGCATGGTCCGTTCGACCTGCGCATTGAAGAACTCGAACTGCCGCCGCTCAAGCCCAATCAGGTTCTGATTAAGCTCCGTGCTTGCGGTATCTGCCAGTCTGACGTAGAATGCTTCGAAGGTCTGTCGGCAGAAGGCCGTTACGACCTGGGCCCCTACACCCCGGGTCATGAATGGGTTGGTACTGCGGTAGAAGTCGGCAGCGACTGCACCTCGGTTAAGGTTGGCAACAAGGTTGTAGGCGACTGCGTACTGCCCTGCCATCAGTGTGCAAACTGCAAGGACGGCAAAATGTCCTCGGCTTGCCTGAACATGCGTGAAGTTGGTTTCCGTCCGGACTCTCCTGGCGGCTTCGGCGAATACATGATTCTGGAAGAAGCTTACACCCATGTCATCCCGGACGACTGGTCGGATGAAATCGGTATCTTCGTTGAGAACTTCAACGTAGGTTACTGGGGCGTATGGGGCAATGGCTGCAATCCGGACGCTTCGGACGACTGCGCCATCATCGGCGGCGGCCCGATCGGCTGCTCGGCTGCTATGGTTTGCGCAACCTCTGGTGCAAATGTAATCGTTATCGACCCGGTAGAATCCCGTCGTGAAAATGCACTCAAGTATGGTGCAAATGTAACGGTTGACTCGTCCAAGTTCACCGAGCCCGGCGCTCTGGAAGCAGAACTGAAGCGTCTGACTGGCGGCCGTGGCCCGTCTGTTATCATCGAATGCTCGGGTAACGACAATGGTATCGCTTCGCTGTTCGACATCGCTGGCCACTCGGCTCGCGTTGGTGTGGTTGGCCACTCCATCGGCCGTAAGGTTCCGGTTGAAATCGGCAAGACCATCTGGAAGACTCTGCACATCGCAGGTTCCGGCGGCACGACCAACTGGTTCCCGCGCACCATCCGCTTCATGTCCAAGATCAAGGACAAGTATGACTTCAAGGCTCTGGTTTCTCACTACTACAAGTTTGAGGACCTCGACGAAGCCATGAAGATGGCTCAGAACAAGGCAGTTGCTCGCAAGGTTATGCTCACCTTCGACGACTAA